A stretch of Mus caroli chromosome 5, CAROLI_EIJ_v1.1, whole genome shotgun sequence DNA encodes these proteins:
- the LOC110295428 gene encoding tubulin--tyrosine ligase-like, which produces MYTFVVRDENSSVYVEVSRLLLATGYWKRLDNPRFNLMLGERNRLPFGRLGLEPGLAQLVNYYRGADKLCREASLVKLVKTSPELSESCSWFPESYVIYPTNLKTPVALAQNGIQLPVSNSRTDEREFFLASYNRKKEDGEGNVWIAKSSAGAKGEGILISSEASELLDFINSQGQVHVIQKYLERPLLLEPGHRKFDIRSWVLVDHQYNIYLYREGVLRTASEPYHVDNFQDKTCHLTNHCIQKEYSKNYGKYEEGNEMFFEEFNQYLTSALNITLESSILLQIKHIIRSCLMSVEPAISTKHLPYQSFHLLGFDFMVDEELKVWLIEVNGAPACAQKLYAELCQGIVDIAISSVFPPPDTEQVPQHPAAFIKL; this is translated from the exons ATGTACACCTTCGTGGTGCGCGACGAGAATAGCAGCGTCTACGTCGAGGTCTCCCGGCTGCTGCTGGCCACCGGCTACTGGAAGAGGCTAGACAACCCCAGGTTCAACCTGATGCTGGGGGAGAGGAACCGACTGCCCTTCGGGAGACTAGGTCTCGAGCCTGGGCTGGCACAGCTGGTGAATTACTACCGGGGAGCAGACAAACTGTGCCGCGAAGCTTCCTTAGTAAAGCTAGTCAAGACCAGTCCGGAACTGTCTGAGTCCTGCTCATGGTTCCCCGAGTCGTATGTGATTTATCCAACTAACCTCAAGACGCCAGTCGCTCTGGCGCAGAATGGCATCCAACTTCCGGTCAGTAACTCCAGGACAGATGAGAGAGAATTCTTCTTGGCTTCttataacagaaagaaagaggacgGGGAGGGCAACGTTTGGATTGCAAAGTCATCAGCTGGTGCCAAAGGTGAGGGCATCCTCATCTCCTCCGAGGCATCGGAGCTCCTGGATTTCATCAACAGCCAGGGCCAAGTGCACGTGATCCAGAAATACCTCGAGCGCCCTCTGCTCCTCGAGCCCGGCCACCGCAAGTTTGACATTCGAAGCTGGGTCCTGGTTGACCATCAGTATAACATCTACCTCTATAGAGAGGGTGTGCTTCGAACTGCTTCAGAACCATATCATGTTGATAATTTCCAAGATAAGACCTGCCATCTGACCAATCACTGCATTCAGAAAGAGTACTCAAAGAACTATGGGAAATACGAAGAAGGGAATGAAATGTTCTTCGAAGAGTTCAATCAGTACCTAACAAGCGCTCTGAACATTACCTTAGAAAGTAGCATTTTGCTGCAAATCAAACACATAATAAGGAGCTGCCTCATGAGTGTGGAGCCCGCCATCAGCACCAAGCACCTCCCTTACCAGAGCTTCCATCTCCTTGGCTTTGACTTCATGGTGGACGAGGAGCTGAAGGTCTGGCTCATTGAAGTCAACGGTGCCCCAGCGTGTGCCCA GAAACTCTATGCAGAACTGTGCCAGGGCATCGTGGACATAGCCATATCCAGTGTCTTCCCACCCCCGGACACAGAGCAGGTGCCGCAGCATCCGGCTGCGTTCATCAAGCTGTGA